The DNA sequence TGAAGTAAACAAACAACAATATATACACATTTTGGGAAAACACAAGACTAGTTACCTTGACTTCATCGATGAGCCGCTTGGCAGCGCGCTCTACCCTTGccacctcctcggtctcggcgagctcttcgtgaccaatgaagtggtccccatgttggcgccacacgaaaacgtgttggcgaccatcatgggggcgcccctggatctcctccacttcatcgTCAGAGGCTGCCTGGGCTTTCTCGCCCTCCGCGCTATCCCTAGCCGTGGTAACGGGTATCAACGGACCCTTACCCCGGCTAGGGGAGCCTTTCGGTGAAGAAGCCTCTGCCGGGGGTGGAGTTGGGGTCCTCATTTCTTCAGCTGGCGGGGTAGTCGGGGCTTTGTCTCCCTCCTCCGCGACACTAATCGGGGGAGGTGTCCTTGCAGCCTCATCGTTCCTTGTCGGGGTACTCGCCCCGGTCCTCGCTGGAGTCGGATCTTCCTCGACAGTCTCCGCCACGGTCACAACCGCGGGCTGTTCCTTGGCTTGCTCCTGGGTGGTCTGCTCGGCGGGATTTTCAACGGCAGCCGCCAGCTCGGTTGTTCTCTGGCCGGCCATGTTGCCCGGGtcaacatccgatgccgcactagcaAAAGAAGACATCATGATGGCATCAAAATTCGCATAAAAACAAAACAAGTAGGAGGAAGTGCAGAAGACAAGTCGTAGAACTCACAGGTCGAAGCGCCTGTGCGTCGCTGCgaagaacctcctcctggtcctcccAGTCGCCGCTACTGCCTCTGCCCCTCCATGTCGTGTCGGCTCGGTGTGCGGGGCAGGAGGATCACTGGTCACCCGACCAGCGTCGATCGGCACGACGTTAGGCCGACTGCACGGTCTTCGGACCAAAGACGGAGCAACCTCGCCCTCTtcgtcctcgtcgtcggcgATCCTCACAAGTCGACGACGTTTCGGAGCCTGGCTGGTCTCCGCCGGCAATGCTTCCATTCGGGATGGCTCCACAGCCATCGGCCTCTTCCCCGCCACCCTGGCTTCAGTGGTCGGCGCAGGGCAGTTCTGCTCTTCTTCACTGCTGGGTATTGAGGACATCGAGCAGCATCGCCCTCCGATGGGTCCATCCCTGCAGGATggtccataccaggtgccagcGATACGTACACCGAGCACCGGTCAATGTCTCCTATCTGCAATAGAACAAACGACAAGTCATCAACCAAGAGACTATAGTATTCACATAGCAATACAAATCAATAAAGGTACTcgtttaccttaggagctggtcgtcccaacttgaaggcgtgcatccgGTCATCACTCCGAACGAAATTATCATCAGACAAGTTGAATAACTCATTCATCAGCTGCtagacctccgccttctccagaccATCCGGGCACATCCTAGTCAGGTCTTGGCTCCCCGCGTACTCATACaccgagtgcaccctcctctggcaAGGCATCACTCGTCGCACAAGGAAGTTTCtgaccactcctggcccgtctaaGTGGGACAagtcgatcaggctcatcagcTCTGCCACTTGACCGGTGTACTCTGGACGGTCTGTctaactgaccctcttctcgaggatgtagcccacgtcgcagaacgtggtgctgcccggctcttccctgatgtagaaccacttcttgtaccattcggtgagggaagtgttccatgggcagctgaggtaccggttcttcatcccatcacgtagattgaggtatactccacctgcaatcttggagcctccaactgctcctttcttcGACAAACAGAACAGATAGTggaagagatcgaagtgcggctctattccaacataggcttCGCACAAGTGAATGAAGGTAGAGATGAGGAGaatagagttcgggtgcagattgcaaatcctgaTCTCATAGTAGAGAAGaccctggagaaaaggatggacgggaaccccaaatccccttTTGAAGAAATCCTCAAAAACAACAATcacaccggcgcgggggtcggggtagctctccccctctggcgccctccagccgccgagctcttggttGTGTAGCAgtcccattccgacgaggtagttgagggacctcgtgctgcTCTGAGACTTTTTCCACTCGTTGGCCATCAActcggcccttttcttcgagtcgctcttcgccattgacgccGCAAGGAGTACTTTGAACTAGATGTTGAAGATGGCAGTGGAAGGAGGCAGCAATGGCAAGGTCAGGAGGTTTGTAAGCAAAAGTTGGGTAAACAGTATGGAGGCCGCATCGAGCTTTTTATAAtagtggctccacctctaccacTTCCCGCATTATGGGGAAGTGGGCAGATCTTACGGCggccgcggcgtttcggttttcaatgattatcaCAATTAATTTGACCGGATTAATGGTTTCCTTTCTTGGaccgcgcaaagagcggctgtaCGGTTACTAGGAACACCTTTTTATACAAAAGCCTGACAATACGGCAAGATGCCCTGTCACATCTTACATTAATATGGCGATACAATTCTTTCAAAAGATAAGAAGGATCTTTGGTCAGCCAGATATGATGTacatggggactgtaccgaccaccgagctctatatgctcggagactggtcgaccagttcgccCATATTGAGGACTGTACTGACCACCGAGctctatatgctcggggactggtcgatcagtTCACCTatactggggactgtaccgaccactgaGCGCTATATGCTCGGTGACTGGTCGGCTAGTCTACCTGTTTTGAATTTAAGAATTTACTGACCACCGGGCATTAGATGCTCGAGGACTGGTTGATCAGGTTGCTTTGTTATAGACGACCACGATATGGTCGGGGATTGGTAAATTCAATCGTaaaactttagctcagtaattttaatttttcagaccttgctacaaggttcatagtTCGCCTTCCaggaagctcggggactacatcggtaagatgcatctagcgatgcatttcagtgtcagcttttctatgaggttttttctttttagaccctggcaccacgtgcctacgtcacatactaccaggctcggggactaagtgggcacacttcaccttgcggtgaatttgcttgtttTATGGCATACTTTGCTAtaaagaaaagtaaagtgggcacacttcatcggaaaagaaatattttttctcaagagcaccatgcattcttcgaacaaccggcttctttgatgatgatgttgattaaCTGTCTttagagttggtcaaaatactgttgcagctgtttgggcgactttcataCTAATCGAAgatgtcaagcctcactggtcaaagaagctcaagacggcgtgttacataataatacatggtgctcggggactaggtgtgggggtataaacccctatacccttacggctagacttgggccaggagacttggcccatcacgaggcaAATTCGggacttgatccaactgcttggagtttcgcgcaaggaaacaagacgtggagatcaagtaggattctagtcggttaggataggaattgatatcgtactatatatggcaattgtaaccgactaggattagtttccagatctgtaaccctaccccctggactatataaggagaggcaagggacccccctaggtcatctcatctcaactcaacacaatccacagcaatacaatcagacgcaggacgtaggtattacgcccacacggcggccgaacctggataaaaactttgtccgtgtcttgcgtcaccatcgagttcgtagcttgcgcaccgtctaccgataaactactaccgtgggcataccccaaggtagactgccaaccagctttcgtcgatagtATTCAAACATGATGTTTGTGCATGGCTAAAACTAAGATGAGCAATTGTATCCTAAGGCCTTCCATAGTGTGGAAGTGATGCCCATAAAAATCTTGACCCCACCTGCAAAAAACTGACATCACTCAAGGATGCTGCACTGTGCATTTCGTTTCTTGGAGCCCCCCCTTTTTTTACTGCATGAATACACATTTGCTGATTAGGACGCAAATAACTTTACTTTCAGAAGGAAGGCAAGGATCCTCATGAGGATTGATGCAGCATGTGGTGGGCTGAATGTGATATTGCAGACTTAGCTGATTCTCCTGTGCTAGGTCAGAGCACCTACCTGGAAGATGTGAATGTGTGCATCACTTCTTCGCTGGAGCTTGATGGCCTGTCGAGAGCACCAAAGCTACTTATTGGAGTTGGGGCGATTGTGAATCCCCCTCAACTTCTTGCAACACTACCGCTTGCCTTGACGATGCCACGTCATCGGTTCGTTGCTCGTTCTGATGAAGAGTCGAACCCGAAGAGGATGATATTCATTACTTTACAGCCAACACTCGATATCTTTCCTGATGATAATGGAGTACCACACCCATACGTTTCCACAGCTGCACAAGAACTTTTAAAGCATCCTTCCAAAGACATGGTGGAATAATGGCGTTGACCTCTGTACCGGTGTTCCATTGAGCCCAAAATTTCTATTATGGGCTCAAGCCATGTTTATATCTGAGTACGAGAGAAATCGCCTTGACCAAGCAGGCATCATGAAAGGCGTATTGGCTTCCATATACCGGGTCAACTTGTCCTGGCCGTTGATCTAGGCTTTAATTTCTTTCTGGAATTCTGATGGCCATACTATTGTTACTGCACAAGGTGAGAGACTGTAATATGCTGGGCTTGTGAACTTGGATGATGGACAATGAACTCTCAGAGCTGGGTTGCATTCTTTTTCCCTGTCTAGGGTTTCTCACAAGAGTGAGTTTTACCTAGACAAGTTTTTAACGAGGCAACCATTGCACTAAAGCTCTTAATGAACTCTTATTTTGTTATATCTTGTTGTTTGTGTTTGTGAATTGCTTCTTACACCTATAGTACCCGTGCTAGCACTAACACTAGTCTTCAAGAGCATCACATTCACCAATACAAATAGGAACATCTGCCCTAGCAAGCAATCTAACAAGTTCAGTACGAGCACAAAGAGGACAATACTCCTAATTACGCAAACTACCATCAGATTAAAATAAATCTGAGACTGAGCATACCAGTTTTCTCTTGCCTCCTTAGACATTTGTCCCTACAGTAGGTGAGGTGGCTAGTTCCACCGCTAGAGAGAGCAGAGTACTGCTTAGAGAAATGGATGCACTTAGCAGCATACCTTACCTTCTTTCCTTTGATGGTTTTGAAGAGCTTGAAATCAAGCCAAATAGCAGAGGAAGAGGGACGAGAGCGTTTGGCGATgttctcatcttcctcaccttcTTGCTTGTTTCCTGCCCCACCTTCTTGACCATCGTCATCGCCGACGTCAATGGGAGCATTAGCGCGATGGCCGAACAGCTCCGTGGCGTCCTCATGCAGGTCGTCCTCGTTGTCATCTCCGGCCAACGCACACAACCATCTCTCTTCGTTGTCGTCGACCTCAACCGTGTCCTCTTCGTATCCTGGCATCATCACGACACGACGTCCTGGTTCCTCCACGGCTACACAAGAACAGAGGAAGAATAGAGGAAGAACAAGTTAGtacggaggaggaggaagaacgaGTTAGTACAGATCTAGGGTTAGGGAAGCaagttagggttagggtttgctTACCTTTCCAGCCGGAGCACCAGAATCGCTGGTGATGTCGACAACCCTGGTTCCTTAACTGAGTCGAATCCGGAGCACCAGAGAAGGCGGCATGTTCTAGTGAGGTCGACGTTGCGAGATCAAGAAGTGAGGTGTACTACGCAGTGCCGTCTGCCAGTGCTGGCCACGACGCTAGGTGGACCAGGCCGTGCTTCTCCGTGCTCGGGCCGGTCATCATGTTCGGGCCAAATGGGAAACTATACACAGAGAGTCCCCTCGTGCATACTATATTGTTTTTTGTTTCTTTATACTTGACGGTGTATTTATTTTTGTTTCCTTATATACTTGGCGTCTATGTTTTCTAGCCAACATGGATTCTGGATGAGCAGGGCGATATCTGACAATGACAATAATAATTTTTTAAGTGTAGAGAGGAGAGagtagagatagagatagagacaAGGAAGAAATAAGTTggtatgtactccctccgtcctgtaatatagtgcattctagaaattttaaaataaattaagaGAGAACATAAAAGATTTATGTATCTTCATTTTATTTCCTAATCAGACGCTATCATCAACTTGATTAAGAGTGACTGGTTGATAAATGGAAAGTATTTAATGTAAAATTGGGTTTTGTCCTCTAAAATGCATTATATTTGAGGACAGATTTTGAATGCTAGAATAAACTGTATTACAGGACGGAGGGATTATGCAACTAAAGTCAATTTACCTTGGCACCTCCATTACATATAATAAAGTGTATACTTTATACTAGATCACTTAAATATAGATAGTTTATGCTAATTAAAAAAAAGATTTCTACCTCCAATAGATCAAGTATGTATATTAAAAAAACGTTTTTATTAACGAAAGGGCATGTTAGCTAGTGGTTATAAGAGCTTCAGGAGCATATGAGGTTTTAGGCATTTTGCTTTTAGTGGTAAACAATGTTTTTGTTGGTAACTTTGTCAATCTTGTCTTGAAGATTTGCTAGTCTAGTCTTCAAAAGTGGTCGACAACATGACGTCAATGGTGACTTCATCAAGCTCATCTCGAGAATTTACTAGCCCCTTCTTTAAAGGTGCTCATAGAGGTAGGATTTACGTGTGTGCCTTCACATACATAGGTAAGTGTGCATGCATTGCTTTCAGTGGTAGGCCTTGTTTTGCCCACGTCTTTGAGTCTACAAGTGTGTCTTCATAAGGGTGAGTGTGTGTACGTTATGAGCATCCGTGTTGTGCTGCgtaatataaaaaaaatctttataTTTAAAACTTTTCTTACTTATCCTATTTTAAAttagaaaataataaatctatgTTTGATCAATTACTTTGTAGAAAGTAATATATGTTTCTAACCATATCCAATCTAATAAATGAATCGACTCACAATCATTTGAAAGTATGATAGCAAAGCCTGTTACATAATTTGTGAAAAATCACGCAAAGTTACACATAACCCTGAGACGGGTCTGGGAGTAAACATACCCAGTTCATTGTTTGATTACAAATTCTTCTATTCCTCCATCGATCAGTCCGGGCATTCCTTCGTTTCCTTTTACAAACTCTGACCATGACAACTCGATCAGGTTGACCTTGCTGCTGCTGATGCATGACATGCTTGGAGACTCTGATGGCAATCGGGACGAACACAGTATTTGTTGCATACTTCAGTACTGTCAGTTTCATATCCATAAGCCAGAGGACACGTTATTATAGCCCATTACAGCTGAACCAGATTGGGCCAACATCTGGACAAAACCATCTGGTCATATAGAACACCTACTCCAAAGAATATACCAAAGGCAATCACAAAGATGACCTTGTCAATGTACTGTTCTGTGGAGGCAACGGGATGTGCAGCTGCATCTGTTGAACTACAATGGGGCACACAAAGGTGCACCAGGGTAGGGCTGCACAGCTTTGGGTTTCCAACAAAGCTACTATCTGGAAACGTGCTGAACTGACCTCCTGTTGGAATAGGCCCTTCCATATCATTGTTAGAAATGTTAAATTTGGAAAGGAAGTGAAGTGTCTCCAACGTGGAAGGGATCGCGTCGGTCAGATTGTTGTATGACAAGTCTAGCACCTGTAGATTCACAAGGTTGCCAATTGATTCTGGAATCTCCCCATGTAAGTTGTTAAAGCTCAGGTTGAGTACAAGCAGTCCTTTTAAATCACCAAGCTCCGGGGGGATTACACCAGTAAGTTTATTGTAGCCTAGATTGATTGTTCTTGGGAAACCATTGGTCGTACGGTATTGGTGAAATGGAGCCAGATAAAGAGGAAATGGAAATACAGATGTGTCTAGGAAATTTTGGTCTGTTTTGGCTTGTTTAAGCATTGGCATCTCCATCAGTGCTACTGGTATATCACCCGTAAGACTGTTATTCGACATGTCTATATAGAAAAGGAAGTTTAAGGTATTAATCCATGCCGGGATTGATCCACTGAGTTGATTGTTGTTTAAAAGCAGTGCTTTCAACAATTTAAGCTTGGACAGCCAGTTTGGTAAATATCCATACAGTGAACAGTCACTTATGGAAAGTCCCTTGAGATTCTTAAATCCATAAAATGCATCATAGTCTGGCATGGTCTCATGCTTGAAGTTTCCCCCCATTATTAAGAGAGAGAGAGTCGTAGAGGGACTGAGGATCTGAAGTGTATTTGTGATGTTTGTAAAATTGTTATGAGAGACACCTAGGAATCTTAGGGACTTGAGATTGTTTATTCTTGATGAAAGTTCACCGTGGAGTTCGTTGTAAGATATCCGCAAATCAATGAGGTTGCTGCAAGAGTAGATGCTTTCTGGAACTGTGCCACTGAACTTGTTTGATCTAAAATCTAGAAATTTTAGGTTGGGTAGGGTGGAGAAGTTGACATTTTTGAGTTTTCCGTGGAAGTTATTTTCCTTCAGGATGAAGGTTGTGAGATTTGAGCAATTACTCAGAGATGACGGAAGCTCTCCAGACATGTTGTTATAGTCTAAATGAAGCTCCTCCAGCATCTTGAGCTGCCCAATAGAATCTGGGATTTCGCCATTTAGCCAATTCCCAGCAAGGTCAAGGATAACTAATTTGCTGAGTTTTACTACACGCTCAGGATCAAGTTTGCCTTGCAAATGGTTATTAGGCAATGAGAGGTGCTCTAATGAGGTGACATTGAAAAGCTCACGGGGGAGTGTCCCACTGAATTGGTTTTGTCCAGCCTTAAGCACTCTCAGCACAGGGCAGTTGCCAAGCTCTGGCGGTATGCCACCGTGAAACTGGTTGTAACTGAGATCAAGCACAACAAAGAACGGCTTGTCAACACAAACTGTGCTTGGAAATTTCCCCGTAAAGCTATTGTTACTCATGTTGAGACTGGCCAGATTGTTCATGCCATCTAGTGCGTCAGATGGAAAATATCCAGTGAAAAAGTTGCTTGAGATGTTGATTACCTTCATTGCCAGTTCATGGGTGGATGGCAGCTTGTGGAACTCTCCATTGAGCTTGTTGAAGCTAACATCGAGGATGACGATGCAGCTGGACCACAGCAGCTCCGGTGGGAGTTCACCGGAGAGTAAGTTGCCGGACAGATTGAGCCTCAACAAGCCGGTGAGATTGCCAAGTGAGGGCGATATGTGCCCCTCAAGGCCCATAGAAGCCAGAGAGATATCCATGACAGACCCATCCTCATTGCAAGTAACGCCCTCCCACAAACAGCAATTTGTGTCATTTTTCCATGATGTGTCGGGGGCAGAGGCCTGAGAGAGACCATCGAGGAACCCAAGGAGGGAGGTCTTCTCCTCTTCTTTGCAAGAGCTGACGGGAGAGGCCAAGTAGAGCAACAGAACAAAAGCAACAGCAAGTAAAGATACTTGTAATGTTTTTGGTTTTCTGTTGCTCGAGGAATGGAGTTGCTGTGTGGTCTTTTCCATTGTACAACGTAGGACTTCCTGCGGTGGCCTTTTGCATTGCACAACATATATAGGACTTCCAGCAACTGAATATTTAAAAACAGGCGATGATGTTCATctgatttttcttttacttttttttttccttttatatcAGTTGCCTGCAGGTTTTCTGGAATTGCAAATTGTGATATCCAGATGGACGAGTTTTGTTAAGTTGTGCCTCTCGTATACGATACTTTTGTGGTTTCTTAGTCTTTATTATTCTCTGATGTTtacatttttttagataaaggactCAATAAAGTAGCATGTCTTTTGGTGACAGCGGACCCCTACAGATTTGACAGGGGTTCGATGAAGCCTAACCTACAAGTAACTCCAAGAGTCTCTTTATATTCTTTCTAATTAATAAGAATAAAGATTTTGATAAAAATACGCttcaatatttttatttaatttgaTCTTTAAATATAGCTGTCCTCTCTTTTGGATTTCTCGCTAGTTAATGTTGGAAAGCAGGATCGGCTCTCTAGAGTGCACACACTATATAAAAGTTGTTGGAGTGTGAAGAGATATAGAGATCAGTTTTTCTTTAAATGACTTTCCAAATAAATAatgatttaaaaaattttgagtaGGAGCCTTCAAATTAGGACTCCTACTTTTGGTAAATCAATAGCAGCATGGACTTGGATATATAAGTGATATTGATGAAAGGGGAGCAAGGATAAGTGATTCACGGTTCTAGATTGAGTACATGGCTAATACGGAAAAGTTTGTTCTGTACTTTAGATCTATATTTTTTGTTATTAATTAGAATAACTCATAGTATTAAAGCTAAAAAAATTGTACTAaaacatatcatattatatgttcatcgTGTAGATCTTCTCATgtgtagtccaacaaaattagattttttattttatgatttttctatgatttactataaattttcaaagattcagcataaataaataaaggaaaaagacaaaaccactgtCATCGTAGCAAAATCACAGTCCAAAACCATTTTGGGGGgctatttgaccggttttggaaTGTTCGGGGGTAGAAAATTCTGTATAGTAGTCCACCTTATATAGTTTAGGGGTTATATAGACTTTTTTTTCTCTAGATTTACATTATACCTACATATATAGTAAAATATATTTCTAGTAAAGCTAAATAATTTATGATTTATAACAGAGTACAATCGAAGTGAACATATACTTCACAAATTTTAGCTTTCTCTGTTTCAACGCAGGATAAATAAAATTTGTGGGCAATATTTTACAATCATAGGGTTAGGCCTATCTTTCATTGGCAAGTGCACTCTAGGTGGTTGATAATAATagttggaaaaagtctacataacctcccaaactatctagggtggAATACTTCATCCTTAAGCAATAAAACTCAAACTATAAAACTAGATATTCtacccctgaactttcaaaaccggtcaaataaccccctagagtggttttagaggttggttttgtctttttctttttatttatttccgttgaatctttgaaaaaattataaaataaaaaattcaattttgttgaactcctgatgagtagatctacacattgaatatataatatgatatactttagtataaagtttttattgtagctttaaatcaatgtttttctgtaattagtttgaataattcatatatgtagttcctatggtccaattatggtaaaatttttatgttgggctattattgtatgcttgaactatggtaaaaatttcatactcattggatcacgtataacttaattatagataaagcatataTTTAATAAGAATAaaactaaataaatctataactaagttatacatgatccagtGAGTACGAAACTTTTGCCATAGTTCAAGTATACAATAATGAACCCATCATAATAATTTACCACAATCGaaccataggaactacatatacgaattattcttattaattataaaaaaaacataggtttaaagctacaacaaaaactgtgtactaaagtataccatattatatattttttattgtgtagatctactcatctggagtccaataaaattgattttttattttattatttttctatgatttattataaTTCTTCAAAGATTtagcagaaataaataaaagataaaaagataaaaccaccctctaaaactACTCTAGGAGGTTATTTGACCGGATTTGAAAGTTCTGGAGGTAGAATATCCGTATTCCACCCTACATAGTTTGAGggattatgtagactttttttttCCAATAATAGCTCCAACAGTGGAGTCACCACGCACCAAGTGAAAGTTGTGCTAAGCACACACCTATCCTGACCTAACCCGATGCAACCTTTAGAAAAGAGAAGATGCCATAGTGATCTATTCAAGGCAACAGTGTGTCGATACACGTCGACTGGTTCACTTCTAACTTTGTATCATCTGTGTGATTCGTGCATATCCATATATATGTGCGTGATAACAATGTGGAACCTTTGAACAAGTGATGTTCCACTACTGCCTACTGGGGAATTTTGTGCCGCAGAAAGATACGTAAGAATGTGGTCAGTCACAGATTGGTTCTCTTTTTATCCTTATATACATATTCCTTGTTCATTAATTGAGAGAGTCCTCATCTTTGCCACCGATTggccttttttctttttcgtgAATCTTTGCCAGATTTGGTTCAAAAACTGTGGACCGGACGACACCGTTAAGAGgcggggtgtgtgtgtgtgggtgggggaggggggggggggggggggggaaaagGATTTAAGTTTTTTTAAAACCCATGAGCCAATTGTTAGATGAAATTTTCGGGCCTGTTTTTTTCCCCAAAAAATTTGGGTTTAGGGACCAAAACACTTTTTTTTGGATTTAAAAAAGTCCCTTTTTTAACAAACCAGGTTCAAAAAAtctgtctcataaattacagataaactgtacaattagtttttgttttcgtctatatttaatgctccatgtatacgtctaaagattcgatgtgacgagaaattttaaaatttttttaggaactaaaccaggcctgacTTAAAAGTATAGATAAATTTGGAGCTTGGATACTCCCTCCACTCCTAAAAACTTCAACTCCTAGAATATGTGTCAGTTAAACTAcaatttgatattataaatcttagcgattttttctaaaaatttggtcaaagttttaaaagtttaacTTATGACAACTCTAGAAGTTAAAGCTTTcagaacagagggagtatttaGTTTAGTTTATCAACTTGACAGTTTATATAACAACCAGAGCTACAAAATAACAGATATTTTTTAATAAGATTGGAATTTATTAGAAATTTCGGCACATCCTCCCTAAAAACAATAGGGAGTAATCCTCAATAGACATGCTAGGAAAAAAatactaggaattctcaaaaaATCGAAATAATCTAGACAT is a window from the Sorghum bicolor cultivar BTx623 chromosome 5, Sorghum_bicolor_NCBIv3, whole genome shotgun sequence genome containing:
- the LOC110435922 gene encoding fibrous sheath CABYR-binding protein-like; the encoded protein is MSSIPSSEEEQNCPAPTTEARVAGKRPMAVEPSRMEALPAETSQAPKRRRLVRIADDEDEEGEVAPSLVRRPCSRPNVVPIDAGRVTSDPPAPHTEPTRHGGAEAVAATGRTRRRFFAATHRRFDLAASDVDPGNMAGQRTTELAAAVENPAEQTTQEQAKEQPAVVTVAETVEEDPTPARTGASTPTRNDEAARTPPPISVAEEGDKAPTTPPAEEMRTPTPPPAEASSPKGSPSRGKGPLIPVTTARDSAEGEKAQAASDDEVEEIQGRPHDGRQHVFVWRQHGDHFIGHEELAETEEVARVERAAKRLIDEVKVTSLVAQ
- the LOC8155679 gene encoding receptor-like protein 2 isoform X2 codes for the protein MLEELHLDYNNMSGELPSSLSNCSNLTTFILKENNFHGKLKNVNFSTLPNLKFLDFRSNKFSGTVPESIYSCSNLIDLRISYNELHGELSSRINNLKSLRFLGVSHNNFTNITNTLQILSPSTTLSLLIMGGNFKHETMPDYDAFYGFKNLKGLSISDCSLYGYLPNWLSKLKLLKALLLNNNQLSGSIPAWINTLNFLFYIDMSNNSLTGDIPVALMEMPMLKQAKTDQNFLDTSVFPFPLYLAPFHQYRTTNGFPRTINLGYNKLTGVIPPELGDLKGLLVLNLSFNNLHGEIPESIGNLVNLQVLDLSYNNLTDAIPSTLETLHFLSKFNISNNDMEGPIPTGGQFSTFPDSSFVGNPKLCSPTLVHLCVPHCSSTDAAAHPVASTEQYIDKVIFVIAFGIFFGVGVLYDQMVLSRCWPNLVQL
- the LOC8155679 gene encoding receptor-like protein 2 isoform X1, translating into MEKTTQQLHSSSNRKPKTLQVSLLAVAFVLLLYLASPVSSCKEEEKTSLLGFLDGLSQASAPDTSWKNDTNCCLWEGVTCNEDGSVMDISLASMGLEGHISPSLGNLTGLLRLNLSGNLLSGELPPELLWSSCIVILDVSFNKLNGEFHKLPSTHELAMKVINISSNFFTGYFPSDALDGMNNLASLNMSNNSFTGKFPSTVCVDKPFFVVLDLSYNQFHGGIPPELGNCPVLRVLKAGQNQFSGTLPRELFNVTSLEHLSLPNNHLQGKLDPERVVKLSKLVILDLAGNWLNGEIPDSIGQLKMLEELHLDYNNMSGELPSSLSNCSNLTTFILKENNFHGKLKNVNFSTLPNLKFLDFRSNKFSGTVPESIYSCSNLIDLRISYNELHGELSSRINNLKSLRFLGVSHNNFTNITNTLQILSPSTTLSLLIMGGNFKHETMPDYDAFYGFKNLKGLSISDCSLYGYLPNWLSKLKLLKALLLNNNQLSGSIPAWINTLNFLFYIDMSNNSLTGDIPVALMEMPMLKQAKTDQNFLDTSVFPFPLYLAPFHQYRTTNGFPRTINLGYNKLTGVIPPELGDLKGLLVLNLSFNNLHGEIPESIGNLVNLQVLDLSYNNLTDAIPSTLETLHFLSKFNISNNDMEGPIPTGGQFSTFPDSSFVGNPKLCSPTLVHLCVPHCSSTDAAAHPVASTEQYIDKVIFVIAFGIFFGVGVLYDQMVLSRCWPNLVQL
- the LOC8155679 gene encoding receptor-like protein 2 isoform X3 gives rise to the protein MEKTTQQLHSSSNRKPKTLQVSLLAVAFVLLLYLASPVSSCKEEEKTSLLGFLDGLSQASAPDTSWKNDTNCCLWEGVTCNEDGSVMDISLASMGLEGHISPSLGNLTGLLRLNLSGNLLSGELPPELLWSSCIVILDVSFNKLNGEFHKLPSTHELAMKLQPVSRWHTARAWQLPCAESA